The region AGGAAGCTCAAGTTTTAGCGGAAGCCGACCCTGTCTCCTATAATTCTTTTGGAGCCGAAATTACTTCAGAAAGTACTTTGAGCGCAGCCGAAGCACTTGAGAAATTCAATTCGCTGAAACCTGGCGATACTTTAGAACTAAAATTCACTTCAAAAATAAACAGCGTTTGTAAAATGAAAGGTTGCTGGATGATTTTAGAACTTCCCGAAGAGGAGGATGTAAGGGTTACCTTTAAGGATTACGGATTTTTTGTTCCAAAAGACAGCGAAGACACTAACGTGATTGTAGAAGGAAAAGCATTTTTAAATGAAATGACGGTTGAGGATCAAAAACATTATGCCAAAGATGAAGGGAGGTCTAAAGCTGAAATAGCCGCAATTACTTCTCCTGAAATTACCAGAGCTTTCATCGCAAACGGCGTGCTTTTAAAAGAATAAATTTGGAAAGAAAAATTATAAAAACCGGTGATGGCTCGGTCACCATTTATTTAAGGGAGTGGGATGAGCAGTATCATTCCAAACACGGTGCGATACAGGAGGCTCTGCATGTTTTTATAAAAATGGGCCTGGACTATTGGGTAGGATTAAATAAAGGAAAAGACCTGGCTATTTTAGAGATAGGTTTTGGTACAGGGCTCAATGCGTTTATCAGTTTCCTTGAGGCTAAAAAGCTTCAGCTTAAGATAAATTATACCGGGGTAGAGGCATATCCCGTTGCTAAAGCTGAGATAAAGGAATTGAATTATGCCGAAATGCTTTCTGCAGAAAATCAGATTGATTCCTTTCAAAAAATGCATCAAATTCCGTGGAATTCTCTGGTAGATATTTCTGAAAATTTCCAGCTTGAAAAACAACAAAAACGCTTTGAAGAAATTAAGGATAAGGATGAATACGATTTAGTGTTTTTTGACGCTTTTGGAGCCCGGGTTCAACCCGAACTTTGGACAGAGGATATCTTTAATAAAATGTTTGCAGCAATGAAAGCCAATGCAGTTTTGGTAACCTATGCGGCAAAAGGTAGTGTGAGGAGGGCTATGCAAACTGCAGGATTTATCGTTGAAAGGCTTCCCGGTCCTCCAGGAAAACGTGAAATGTTAAGAGCGTTAAAAAAGTAACCGCTTTTG is a window of Salegentibacter salegens DNA encoding:
- a CDS encoding DUF4920 domain-containing protein, which produces MRKIASILALSLIFIACKNEKSNEEAQVLAEADPVSYNSFGAEITSESTLSAAEALEKFNSLKPGDTLELKFTSKINSVCKMKGCWMILELPEEEDVRVTFKDYGFFVPKDSEDTNVIVEGKAFLNEMTVEDQKHYAKDEGRSKAEIAAITSPEITRAFIANGVLLKE
- the mnmD gene encoding tRNA (5-methylaminomethyl-2-thiouridine)(34)-methyltransferase MnmD — protein: MERKIIKTGDGSVTIYLREWDEQYHSKHGAIQEALHVFIKMGLDYWVGLNKGKDLAILEIGFGTGLNAFISFLEAKKLQLKINYTGVEAYPVAKAEIKELNYAEMLSAENQIDSFQKMHQIPWNSLVDISENFQLEKQQKRFEEIKDKDEYDLVFFDAFGARVQPELWTEDIFNKMFAAMKANAVLVTYAAKGSVRRAMQTAGFIVERLPGPPGKREMLRALKK